The Crocosphaera subtropica ATCC 51142 genome includes a window with the following:
- a CDS encoding FkbM family methyltransferase — protein sequence MKQLKEWLKAKLSKALAPEIDQQLGLNQKLEEVRLYGISPWYQGNFWEPPVQLALRDLCRPGDVVFDVGANFGGLTTVMSRMVGPKGVVCSFEASPRIVDKCQRNIVLSGCSNVQLFHAAVYYKSYSKVPIYLGSHLNDSIYAEQSTGTQGYEVSTIALDDFVEYTKLVPNLVKMDIEGAEFDAIKGMAKTIESAKPHLILETQPEDTRCLDFLLEKGYISIDLNTYQTIENAQDYPPGVGIRNNLYIHQDRLSQVPYNPPFGFQEVTTLEASDFQGKDNGSIGLKTPLILDKGRYLIDVAFTAKGMDNDLTCGVKIGKQPIFRYHAYSNLLASSYRDWVIHLSETSKIDLYFDFLNETFDDTLLVQGAKITEITDFKNANTNLYF from the coding sequence ATGAAACAACTTAAAGAATGGTTGAAAGCCAAACTCAGTAAAGCCTTAGCCCCAGAAATTGACCAACAATTAGGACTGAACCAGAAACTTGAAGAAGTTCGATTGTATGGCATTTCCCCTTGGTATCAAGGTAACTTTTGGGAACCCCCTGTCCAATTAGCTTTAAGAGACTTATGTCGTCCTGGGGATGTGGTTTTTGATGTGGGGGCAAATTTCGGCGGTTTAACCACGGTTATGTCTCGTATGGTAGGGCCAAAAGGAGTGGTTTGTTCTTTTGAAGCCAGTCCCCGCATTGTGGATAAATGCCAGCGTAATATTGTCCTCAGTGGCTGTAGTAATGTGCAGTTATTTCATGCTGCGGTTTATTACAAATCCTACAGTAAAGTGCCTATTTATTTAGGTAGTCATCTTAACGATAGTATTTACGCCGAACAATCGACAGGAACCCAAGGTTATGAGGTGTCAACCATTGCTTTAGATGATTTTGTTGAATATACAAAATTAGTCCCTAATTTAGTGAAAATGGACATAGAAGGAGCAGAATTTGATGCCATTAAAGGCATGGCTAAAACCATTGAATCCGCTAAACCCCATTTAATTTTAGAAACCCAACCAGAAGATACTCGCTGTTTAGATTTCTTGCTAGAAAAAGGATATATTTCCATTGATTTAAACACCTATCAAACCATTGAAAATGCTCAAGATTATCCCCCAGGGGTAGGGATACGCAATAACCTTTACATTCATCAAGACCGTTTATCCCAAGTGCCTTATAATCCTCCTTTTGGGTTTCAGGAAGTGACAACATTAGAGGCATCGGATTTTCAGGGCAAAGACAACGGTTCTATTGGTTTAAAAACCCCTTTAATTTTGGATAAAGGACGTTATTTAATTGATGTTGCTTTTACTGCAAAAGGAATGGATAATGACTTAACCTGTGGAGTCAAAATAGGCAAGCAACCAATTTTTCGTTACCATGCTTACAGTAATTTATTGGCTTCTAGTTATCGTGACTGGGTGATTCATCTTTCTGAAACCTCAAAAATTGACCTTTATTTCGATTTTCTTAACGAAACCTTTGACGATACCCTCTTGGTTCAAGGCGCAAAAATTACTGAAATTACAGACTTTAAAAATGCCAATACCAATCTTTATTTCTAA